Genomic segment of Methanobrevibacter sp.:
TTAATTTTTCAGTTAATTCCTGAGCAATTTCACGAGGGCCTTCTTTGTTTACGAGAGGGAAAATTCCAAGTTGCACTGGAGCTACGGATTTGTCAAATTTAAAGTAATCTTTCTCTTCGGTTTCACAGAACGAATGCAATAACACGGAATAGGTTATACGATCGATACCGAAAGATGGTTCAATTACATGAGGAGTAATTTTTTCTCCGGTAATTTTTTCCTCAACCTCTTCAAAAATGAGCAAATCTTCAGTTACTTCATAAGTTTTGTCTAATTCAACTGCAAATTTCCCGTCGTTTTCTATTGCTTTTTTAATTTCATCAACGTCTGCAGTTTCAATAGCCTGTTTTACTTTTGGAGAATCTCCTTTAAATATAGGTCCAAATTTGGATAAATTAGGCTTTACAATAGTTTTTTTAACTATTTTAGGTTCATCATATTCAACAAACACATTCAGCTCATCGTTACTGTACTCGGAGTGGGAAGTTAAGTCATAGTCGCCTCTATCAGCTATTCCTATAATTTCAACCCAACCATATTTGTCGGTTTTTACTTCCACATCCCAACAATCAAGAGCATAATGAGCCATCTCTCCAGCCAAATGCTGTCTAAACCTTAAAACATCTTCAGGAATTCCAATTTCAGTTAAAAATTTACGGGCCAGGTACAATTGATAAATTAACATTTCATTTGCTACAATTCCTTTATCAAGTGCTTCACGTGCAGTAATTTCTAAAGGTTCTAAGTTTTTTTCCTGAACTTCCTGTGAATTTAAGCGCAAAATCACCTCTTCAATTTGTGAGAATTTTGGATGAGTTTTATCTTTTGGATTTAAAAATATTTCAGCTTCGGCTTGTGTGAATTCTCTAAGTCTTATGACTCCTTGTCTTGGTGAAATTTCATTTCTATATGCTTTTCCAAGCTGTACTGCACCAAATGGAAGTTTTCCTCTGAAAAATCTTTCCAATCTTTTAAATAAAATGAAGATGCCTTGTGCTGTTTCCGGTCTCATGTATCCGACTTTATCTCCTTTAGCACCAATTTCAGTTTTAAACATCAGATTATAATTCCAAATGTTTGATAGTTTCCCTCCACATTCTGGGCAAGTGATATTGTTGTCAATGACAATTTGGTCTAATTCTTCATTTTCAAGACTCTCTACATCTTCACCAATTACCTCTTCAATAATATGGTCCGCTCTAAAAACTTCTCCACAGTTTTCACATTTGCACATCGGGTCTGTAAAGTTGTCAACATGTCCTGATGCTTTTAAAACTTCTTTCGGCATCACGGTTGGGCCTTCAATTTCGTAAAATCCTTCACCAGAAACATATTGTTTTCTCCATTTTTGCATGATATTGTTTTTTAAACTTGCTCCAAGAGGACCATAATCTGTAAAGCCGGATACTCCTGAATAAATTTCAAAAGATGGCCATAAAAATCCTCTTTTTGCACTGATATTTGACATTTTATCATGATTCATAAATATTATCTCCAATTATTTTTTTAATTCATAATCAAGTTTTACTCTACTACTTTCCGGGCTGGTTTGCCCCATATATTTACTATTCCTATCCGGATGTCCGTAAGGTATTTCTGATGGGCTTGTCATTGTTTCGAAAACAATTTGACAAACTCTTTGGCCAGGATAAAGAGCTACGGGCATTGCACCGATATTAGATATTTCCAAAGTGATTTTTCCTTCAAAACCAGGGTCTATAAATCCTGCGGTTACATGCATTGTAACGCCAAGTCTACCCATACTTGAACGACCTTCAACTCTTGCAACCAAATCAGCAGGTAGTTTTACATATTCTAAAGTAGTAGCCAAGGCAAATTCATTAGGATGGATTATGAATGCTTCACCTTCTTCAACAGTTGTTGATTCCATATATGATGTAAGGTCATCTTCATCTTTAGGATCAATAAATGGTTTTCTGATAACTTTAAATACTTTAAATTCATCTCCTAATCTCATATCAACAGAAGATGGTTGTATTTGTTTTTCATCCATAATGGGTTCAATCGCTATTTTGCCTTCATTTAAATATTTCTTTATATCTTTATCGCTTAAAATTGCCATTTTTTCACACAAGTAAGTTTATAAGTATTATAATTCTTTAATTTCTATTAGATTGTCTAGTCTATTAACTACATTGTCAATAGCCTCTTTAGTGTAACTGATGCTGATTGCATCAAATTTGCATGTATTTGAGCAAAGACCGCAACCTTTGCAGATGTCATAATCAATTGTAATCTTATTGTTTTCCATTGAAATCGCATCAAACATGCAAACTTCATCTAAGCACTTTTTACATTTCTTACAATTCTCTTCATGAAGTTCTACAGTAACTCCTTCGAGTTTTTCTAATTTATCGCTAATTTCATCATCTAAATTAGGATAAACTTTCCACAAACAACAGCATGGACAGCAATGACAGATTGTTAGAAGTCCTTTTCCAGGGTGCACATTCATCCAAACGGTATCTATTTTATTTCTTCCAATAATATGGCTTAAACCTGCAGCATCAGCTTTGTCCACTTGCGCTAAAGCTTCTTTCACTGTTGCCTTTTTTCCAACATGTTTTGGAATTTTTGCGGCTGTTGGTCCAAGGAAAATACATCCAAGGTCTTGAGGATAATCTTGACAGTTATTTGAGGTTCTACAAAGGCAGGAATTCATAATAACAATTTCATCATTACGTTTAATTACTTCTTTAATTATTTCAGTGGGCAGGAATTCAGAGCCTTCAGATTCGACTTTTTTATTAATAGGGATAGTATTTGGCACAACAATAATCTCATCATCTTTAAATAATGCAAAATCGATTATTTTTTTATAGATTTTTGATTTTTTAGTAAATTCAGCTATTCTAAATCTCCAATTGAAGATGTACTTAAGGATAAATCTGCTGAAATCTACAATTCTAGGTCGTCTCATTGTTCACCAAGTTTATTTTTCAATCTTCTCAATATACCTTTAAAGGTATGTGCTTCTCGCCCTGTTATAAATGCTCTTGAAATGATGTTATTGAATGTTTTAAGACCATTTCTTTTCTTATGTTCTGGAATATCCAGATAATCAATTATTTCTTCCATGTCTTTGATTAAATATTCTTTTTCTAAATCTGTACT
This window contains:
- a CDS encoding DUF362 domain-containing protein, with the translated sequence MRRPRIVDFSRFILKYIFNWRFRIAEFTKKSKIYKKIIDFALFKDDEIIVVPNTIPINKKVESEGSEFLPTEIIKEVIKRNDEIVIMNSCLCRTSNNCQDYPQDLGCIFLGPTAAKIPKHVGKKATVKEALAQVDKADAAGLSHIIGRNKIDTVWMNVHPGKGLLTICHCCPCCCLWKVYPNLDDEISDKLEKLEGVTVELHEENCKKCKKCLDEVCMFDAISMENNKITIDYDICKGCGLCSNTCKFDAISISYTKEAIDNVVNRLDNLIEIKEL
- the glyS gene encoding glycine--tRNA ligase; this encodes MNHDKMSNISAKRGFLWPSFEIYSGVSGFTDYGPLGASLKNNIMQKWRKQYVSGEGFYEIEGPTVMPKEVLKASGHVDNFTDPMCKCENCGEVFRADHIIEEVIGEDVESLENEELDQIVIDNNITCPECGGKLSNIWNYNLMFKTEIGAKGDKVGYMRPETAQGIFILFKRLERFFRGKLPFGAVQLGKAYRNEISPRQGVIRLREFTQAEAEIFLNPKDKTHPKFSQIEEVILRLNSQEVQEKNLEPLEITAREALDKGIVANEMLIYQLYLARKFLTEIGIPEDVLRFRQHLAGEMAHYALDCWDVEVKTDKYGWVEIIGIADRGDYDLTSHSEYSNDELNVFVEYDEPKIVKKTIVKPNLSKFGPIFKGDSPKVKQAIETADVDEIKKAIENDGKFAVELDKTYEVTEDLLIFEEVEEKITGEKITPHVIEPSFGIDRITYSVLLHSFCETEEKDYFKFDKSVAPVQLGIFPLVNKEGPREIAQELTEKLRMAGFTVEYDAVGTIGKRYARADEIGIPLAITVDFETLEDNQVTIRDRDTEAQERVAISEINEYLEKYYK
- the dcd gene encoding dCTP deaminase — encoded protein: MAILSDKDIKKYLNEGKIAIEPIMDEKQIQPSSVDMRLGDEFKVFKVIRKPFIDPKDEDDLTSYMESTTVEEGEAFIIHPNEFALATTLEYVKLPADLVARVEGRSSMGRLGVTMHVTAGFIDPGFEGKITLEISNIGAMPVALYPGQRVCQIVFETMTSPSEIPYGHPDRNSKYMGQTSPESSRVKLDYELKK